One genomic window of Boudabousia tangfeifanii includes the following:
- the rsmG gene encoding 16S rRNA (guanine(527)-N(7))-methyltransferase RsmG encodes MTDSPNNDSVDMAAVETPTAAMRDLLGPFFSQVEHYGDLLIDQGELRGLIGPRELPRLWGRHLLNSTAIVPFLPKRGRVADVGSGAGFPGIVAAIMRPDLEFTLIEPMERRVEWLDLVVSEVGLDNVEVRRARAEELHKKESFEAVTARAVAAMDKLARFTAPLIKRDGSLVALKGQNVDAELEKAKYVLKKLHLVDVAVHEVEVPDAESTLVVTARKA; translated from the coding sequence ATGACTGATTCGCCGAATAATGACTCGGTAGACATGGCCGCGGTAGAAACTCCTACCGCGGCCATGCGCGACCTGTTAGGACCTTTCTTTTCCCAAGTGGAGCACTACGGTGATCTGCTGATTGATCAGGGTGAACTGCGTGGGCTGATTGGCCCGCGCGAGCTGCCTCGTCTCTGGGGTCGTCACCTATTGAACTCGACCGCGATCGTGCCTTTCTTGCCTAAACGAGGTCGCGTGGCCGATGTGGGTTCGGGCGCTGGTTTCCCTGGGATTGTGGCCGCGATTATGCGTCCCGATCTTGAGTTCACTTTGATTGAACCAATGGAACGGCGCGTCGAGTGGCTCGATTTGGTTGTTTCCGAGGTCGGCCTCGACAATGTTGAGGTGCGCCGAGCCCGAGCTGAAGAGCTCCACAAAAAAGAATCCTTTGAAGCGGTGACCGCCCGGGCCGTGGCCGCCATGGATAAGTTGGCTAGGTTTACCGCTCCTTTGATTAAACGCGACGGTTCGCTAGTGGCGTTAAAGGGTCAAAATGTGGATGCCGAGCTAGAAAAAGCCAAGTATGTGCTTAAAAAGCTTCACTTAGTGGACGTGGCCGTTCACGAGGTCGAAGTGCCTGATGCCGAGTCAACCCTAGTAGTTACGGCTCGTAAGGCTTAA
- a CDS encoding protein jag: MNLDPEQLKKLEEQGDIAADYLEELLDIIDVGGEFEIDVERDRATVEIVDDEDDRDLRRLVGRDGEVLDALQELTRLAVMAKTGDRSRLMLDIAGHRKAQRNRLAAIAEEGVTRVQATGEEVRLDAMNAFERKVCHDVVAAAGLVSDSEGSEPNRRVVIYPEGTVLEEAVEVDDEADVDD; the protein is encoded by the coding sequence ATGAACTTAGATCCAGAGCAGTTGAAAAAGCTCGAAGAGCAAGGTGACATCGCCGCTGATTACCTCGAAGAGCTCCTCGACATCATTGATGTCGGCGGCGAATTCGAAATCGATGTTGAGCGTGACCGCGCTACCGTCGAAATCGTAGACGATGAAGACGATCGCGACTTGCGTCGTTTGGTTGGTCGCGATGGGGAAGTCTTGGACGCTTTGCAAGAACTAACTCGTCTCGCCGTAATGGCCAAGACCGGTGATCGCTCCCGTCTCATGCTTGACATTGCCGGCCACCGCAAGGCTCAGCGTAACCGCCTAGCCGCGATTGCGGAAGAAGGCGTCACTCGCGTCCAGGCCACTGGCGAAGAGGTTCGCCTCGATGCCATGAATGCTTTCGAACGCAAGGTATGCCACGACGTGGTTGCTGCTGCCGGCTTGGTTTCTGATTCGGAAGGCTCCGAACCAAACCGCCGCGTGGTGATTTACCCCGAAGGCACCGTATTGGAAGAGGCTGTTGAGGTCGACGACGAAGCGGATGTCGATGACTGA